Proteins co-encoded in one Xiphophorus couchianus chromosome 16, X_couchianus-1.0, whole genome shotgun sequence genomic window:
- the camsap3 gene encoding calmodulin-regulated spectrin-associated protein 3 isoform X3 — protein MVDSPTKRKTFVVPDIKPLDLYDCSKSKICASVGWLLAKSYGSSENVPAELRDPFYCDQYEQEHLKPPVTRLLQSSELYCRTYSIVMGSTGSEAQPKDNVALLQILTQRGVVAKDQGSSVTETDLRHKPIKMSAHLAVMDALMAVGAMGTVTAVKMCGSAELLDGAARWEDALLRWVNVLNQKLRDRTEGAQTDSSQATTEPQPVEPSCPTRWYWKLVPLRYRKDKIQSKVKPIFPEVNEVKDLSSGCAVAAVIHYYCPGLLRLEDVCMKDSMSVSDSLYNLQFIREFCDSCLKGCCHLALEDMLYTPQELQLNFLSFLSELLYWFEVQRPEFVQPIDESTPVTQSNTSGNSTSPSIFKKPFLPISSSASEGVGKTWSKKPLSRPLSAVSFSIPFGLDSDVDIVMGNPVITRSMSSDQLNPAGQNINQPYTTPEDISHLVGKAPGPNGPQRASWATQTPVIPRLAEENGLETNETGELPTIEEALQIIHNEGKMEPRLHPDGAPDGFYLHSPDDSASSRYDGNMTPISCSAPTHSGMMYQPKESTREPARTRNTSGCSRDDDSVLRDGSLDSDALEDLPKAQSTPNTPAVHANSSIGYAKNSPDSGVRMTSFAERKKKQSLDSPKGSDPSSPQMTSWAQKSEESPSKSPQLNNEMTELGVRLEEKRKAIEAQKKRIEAIFAKHRQRLGKSAFLQLKKEQNDVDSEEKGEEDLSRLTLEERLARMEEEGEEQDQQRLFVEDDISGRGGHVLIKEASQTPGEKTVAPLGDYNNAVSKLTAALSSLQTDMQRLSEQQNQLIKKKPAASTNKSWVIPADPNPSNSAPASRISRESTRGFNLASSSPSPSRKMANPSAPPKSPKVHRRAQSVPPKSPKHSRQMDPKFPKDSRVLNPPQNVDRIPHLRRVNHLQSQVRTSSTFSIGDSDSLDELRSFGPTPVPTPSLTPIPTPPPHPAADDALSEVGSNDGQSIFCMDMEAGRSHSPLVKKEGLASAGCSSGAPSECSFESEAPAGMSNGKRSSLIEIPLSALGPEGEEDDEVPDTLSDSMSDRMEPESKAGVGFFFKDDRDRTEDEMAQRRAALLEKQQRRTEELKRRKLEQEKEKESNKPQWMIIEGWGKNEETSQTPGTPPASRTPPAEVTPQRRGDFTRQEYERRQQLKIMEDLDKVLRKKPTTVRDVKKQRPKTVFRDDSVLSNSPVKGNRLNKGNFHSMMNLSSMANDSGGLTVRKSPSRSHSPSRSRLMSPGRRSAQNGEKDWENGSTISSPASIPEYTGPKLYKEPSFKSNKFIIHNAITRCCLAGKVNEPQKNKIVEEMEKSAANHFLILFRDASCQFRAVYTMNPETEDMDRLTGIGPRNIKPEMVESIYKYSSDRKQFTVIPSKTMSMSVDAFTIPNHFWQKRPGTPKKLNTPN, from the exons ATGGTGGACTCCCCCACTAAGAGGAAGACTTTTGTGGTCCCAGACATAAAGCCATTGGATTTGTATGACTGcagtaaatcaaaaatatgcGCAAGTGTAGGATGGCTGCTGGCGAAGTCCTACGGGAGTTCAG AAAATGTCCCTGCAGAGCTGCGTGACCCCTTCTACTGTGACCAGTATGAACAGGAGCATCTTAAACCTCCAGTCACACGCCTGCTGCAGTCCTCAGAGTTGTACTGTCGGACCTACAGCATCGTAATGGGGAGTACTGGATCGGAGGCACAGCCCAAAGACAACGTCGCCCTGCTGCAGATCCTCACCCAGAGAGGCGTAGTCGCCAAAGATCAAGGATCCTCAGTGACTGAGACAGACCTGCGACATAAACCCATCAAAATG agtGCCCATCTTGCAGTGATGGATGCCTTGATGGCGGTGGGAGCCATGGGAACTGTGACTGCAGTGAAGATGTGTGGCTCTGCTGAATTACTGGATGGAGCTGCTCGTTGGGAGGATGCTCTGCTTCGCTGGGTTAACGTG TTAAACCAGAAGCTGCGAGATCGTACTGAAGGAGCTCAGACTGACTCGTCTCAAGCAACAACAGAACCCCAACCTGTTGAGCCTTCT TGTCCTACACGCTGGTATTGGAAACTTGTTCCT CTCCGCTACAGGAAGGATAAAATTCAGTCCAAAGTGAAACCAATCTTTCCAGAGGTGAATGAAGTTAAAGATCTCTCCAGTGGTTGtgctgttgctgctgtcatACATTACTATTGCCCTGGACTACTAAGGCTTGAAG ATGTTTGTATGAAGGACTCCATGTCGGTATCAGACAGCCTGTACAACCTGCAGTTCATCAGAGAATTTTGTGACAGCTGTTTGAAGGGCTGCTGTCACTTGGCACTTGAAGATATGCTATACACACCACAAGAGCTTCAG CTCAATTTTCTGAGTTTCCTGTCTGAACTGCTTTACTGGTTCGAAGTACAAAGGCCAGAATTTGTTCAGCCAATAG ATGAATCCACACCAGTGACACAAAGTAACACCAGTGGTAACAG TACTTCTCCTTCCATCTTCAAGAAACCCTTTCTCcccatttcttcttctgcatcAG AAGGAGTTGGAAAGACATGGAGCAAGAAACCTCTCAG TCGGCCCTTGTCAGCAGTATCCTTCAGCATCCCTTTTGGCCTTGACAGTGATGTTGATATAGTGATGGGCAACCCTGTAATAACCCGCTCTATGAGCTCAGATCAACTCAACCCAGCAGGCCAAAACATTAATCAGCCCTACACTACTCCTGAAGACATTAGCCATTTGGTTGGTAAGGCCCCTGGACCAAACGGTCCTCAGAGAGCATCATGGGCCACACAGACTCCCGTTATTCCAAGGCTGGCTGAGGAGAACGGACTTGAGACAAATGAAACTGGAGAGCTGCCCACCATTGAAGAGGCTCTCCAAATAATTCACAATGAAGGCAAGATGGAACCTAGATTACATCCTGATGGTGCTCCTGATGGCTTCTACCTCCACTCACCTGATGATTCTGCAAGTTCTAGATATGATGGCAACATGACTCCCATAAGCTGCTCTGCCCCTACGCACTCAGGAATGATGTACCAGCCTAAAGAGTCCACCAGGGAGCCAGCTCGCACCAGAAACACCTCAGGATGTTCACGGGATGATGACTCAGTCTTGAGAGATGGCAGTTTAGATTCAGATGCCTTAGAGGACCTGCCAAAGGCCCAGTCGACTCCAAACACACCAGCAGTCCATGCAAACTCTTCCATTGGCTATGCTAAGAATTCACCTGACAGTGGGGTGAGGATGACCAGCTTTGCAGAACGCAAAAAGAAACAGAGCCTGGATTCTCCTAAAGGTAGCGACCCATCTTCTCCTCAGATGACCTCTTGGGCACAAAAGTCTGAAGAAAGCCCGAGCAAGAGCCCACAACTAAATAATGAGATGACTGAACTGGGAGTTCGgcttgaagaaaaaagaaaagccattgAAGCCCAGAAAAAACGTATTGAGGCCATTTTTGCAAAGCATCGTCAAAGACTGGGGAAGAGTGCTTTTCTACAGTTGAAAAAAGAGCAGAATGATGTTGACTCTGAggagaaaggagaagaagatcTTTCACGTTTGACTTTGGAGGAAAGACTTGCTCGAATGGAAGAGGAAGGGGAGGAACAAGATCAACAGCGCCTCTTTGTGGAGGATGATATAAGTGGTAGAGGAGGACATGTGCTCATCAAAGAGGCCAGTCAGACACCTGGTGAAAAAACGGTAGCCCCTTTAGGGGATTATAACAATGCTGTGTCCAAGTTAACTGCAGCATTGTCCTCCCTGCAAACTGACATGCAGCGACTGAGTGAACAGCAGAATCAACTTATCAAGAAGAAACCTGCAGCATCCACGAACAAATCCTGGGTTATTCCAGCCGACCCTAATCCTTCCAACTCAGCTCCTGCTTCACGCATCTCACGAGAATCCACCCGAGGTTTTAATTTAGCGTCCTCTTCTCCCTCACCATCACGCAAAATGGCAAACCCTTCTGCTCCTCCTAAATCTCCTAAAGTTCATCGAAGAGCTCAGTCTGTACCCCCTAAAAGTCCAAAACACAGTCGCCAAATGGACCCAAAATTCCCAAAAGATTCAAGGGTTCTCAACCCACCTCAGAATGTGGACCGTATCCCCCATCTTCGTCGAGTAAATCATTTGCAGTCCCAGGTTCGGACTTCATCCACCTTCTCTATAGGTGACTCTGATAGCCTGGATGAGCTACGTTCATTTGGGCCGACTCCTGTCCCCACACCTTCGTTGACTCCTATACCAACTCCACCTCCTCATCCTGCAGCAGATGACGCCCTATCAGAAGTAGGCTCCAATGATGGACAGAGTATTTTTTGCATGGACATGGAGGCAGGACGCTCACACAGTCCCCTGGTAAAGAAGGAAGGGCTTGCTAGTGCAGGATGCAGCTCTGGTGCCCCTTCAGAGTGCTCCTTCGAGAGTGAAGCCCCAGCTGGAATGTCCAATGGCAAACGTAGCAGTTTAATTGAGATCCCACTCTCTGCCTTGGGACCAGAGGGGGAAGAGGATGACGAAGTGCCTGATACATTATCAGATTCAATGAGTGATCGAATGGAGCCAGAATCGAAGGCAGGAGTTGGTTTCTTTTTCAAG GATGACAGGGATCGAACAGAGGATGAGATGGCACAGCGAAGAGCAGCTCTTCTTGAGAAGCAGCAAAGGAGAACTGAAGAGCTGAAGAGACGCAAACTTGAGcaagagaaggaaaaagaatcaaa CAAGCCCCAGTGGATGATCATTGAAGGCTGGGGCAAGAATGAAGAAACATCCCAGACCCCAGGCACCCCTCCGGCATCACGTACCCCACCAGCAGAAGTCACTCCCCAGCGCAGAGGAGACTTCACCAGGCAGGAGTATGAGAGACGACAGCAACTCAAGATTATGGAAGATCTGGACAAAGTGCTGAGGAAGAAACCTacaacagtccgtgatgtgaaGAAACAGAGACCTAAGACAGTTTTCAGAGATGACTCAGTTTTGTCCAATAGTCCCGTCAAGG GAAACAGGCTGAACAAAGGGAACTTCCACTCAATGATGAACCTGTCCTCTATGGCTAATGACTCTGGAGGGCTGACTGTCAGGAAATCTCCAAG cCGATCACACTCTCCCTCTCGGTCACGGCTAATGTCACCAGGGCGAAGGAGTGCCCAGAATGGGGAAAAAGACTGGGAAAATGGATCCACCATTTCCTCCCCAGCTTCCATTCCAGAATATACAG gACCAAAGCTATACAAGGAACCGAGCTTTAAGTCCAACAAGTTCATCATCCATAATGCTATCACTCGCTGCTGCCTGGCTGGCAAGGTTAAtgaaccacaaaaaaacaagatcgTCGAG gaaatggaaaaaagcgCAGCCAACCATTTCCTAATCCTCTTCCGAGATGCCAGCTGCCAATTCAGAGCAGTTTACACCATGAACCCTGAAACCGAGGACATGGACCGGCTGACTGGCATTGGCCCACGTAACATCAAACCTGAGATGGTGGAGTCCATTTACAAGTATAGCTCTGACCGTAAACAGTTCACTGTCATCCCGTCCAAAACCATGTCAATGAGTGTTGATGCCTTCACCATTCCTAACCACTTTTGGCAGAAGCGCCCAGGAACACCTAAAAAGTTGAATACCCCAAATTAA
- the camsap3 gene encoding calmodulin-regulated spectrin-associated protein 3 isoform X2, with protein sequence MVDSPTKRKTFVVPDIKPLDLYDCSKSKICASVGWLLAKSYGSSENVPAELRDPFYCDQYEQEHLKPPVTRLLQSSELYCRTYSIVMGSTGSEAQPKDNVALLQILTQRGVVAKDQGSSVTETDLRHKPIKMSAHLAVMDALMAVGAMGTVTAVKMCGSAELLDGAARWEDALLRWVNVLNQKLRDRTEGAQTDSSQATTEPQPVEPSLRYRKDKIQSKVKPIFPEVNEVKDLSSGCAVAAVIHYYCPGLLRLEDVCMKDSMSVSDSLYNLQFIREFCDSCLKGCCHLALEDMLYTPQELQLNFLSFLSELLYWFEVQRPEFVQPIDESTPVTQSNTSGNSTSPSIFKKPFLPISSSASGPLTQSTSMSHIEGVGKTWSKKPLSRPLSAVSFSIPFGLDSDVDIVMGNPVITRSMSSDQLNPAGQNINQPYTTPEDISHLVGKAPGPNGPQRASWATQTPVIPRLAEENGLETNETGELPTIEEALQIIHNEGKMEPRLHPDGAPDGFYLHSPDDSASSRYDGNMTPISCSAPTHSGMMYQPKESTREPARTRNTSGCSRDDDSVLRDGSLDSDALEDLPKAQSTPNTPAVHANSSIGYAKNSPDSGVRMTSFAERKKKQSLDSPKGSDPSSPQMTSWAQKSEESPSKSPQLNNEMTELGVRLEEKRKAIEAQKKRIEAIFAKHRQRLGKSAFLQLKKEQNDVDSEEKGEEDLSRLTLEERLARMEEEGEEQDQQRLFVEDDISGRGGHVLIKEASQTPGEKTVAPLGDYNNAVSKLTAALSSLQTDMQRLSEQQNQLIKKKPAASTNKSWVIPADPNPSNSAPASRISRESTRGFNLASSSPSPSRKMANPSAPPKSPKVHRRAQSVPPKSPKHSRQMDPKFPKDSRVLNPPQNVDRIPHLRRVNHLQSQVRTSSTFSIGDSDSLDELRSFGPTPVPTPSLTPIPTPPPHPAADDALSEVGSNDGQSIFCMDMEAGRSHSPLVKKEGLASAGCSSGAPSECSFESEAPAGMSNGKRSSLIEIPLSALGPEGEEDDEVPDTLSDSMSDRMEPESKAGVGFFFKDDRDRTEDEMAQRRAALLEKQQRRTEELKRRKLEQEKEKESNKPQWMIIEGWGKNEETSQTPGTPPASRTPPAEVTPQRRGDFTRQEYERRQQLKIMEDLDKVLRKKPTTVRDVKKQRPKTVFRDDSVLSNSPVKGNRLNKGNFHSMMNLSSMANDSGGLTVRKSPSRSHSPSRSRLMSPGRRSAQNGEKDWENGSTISSPASIPEYTGPKLYKEPSFKSNKFIIHNAITRCCLAGKVNEPQKNKIVEEMEKSAANHFLILFRDASCQFRAVYTMNPETEDMDRLTGIGPRNIKPEMVESIYKYSSDRKQFTVIPSKTMSMSVDAFTIPNHFWQKRPGTPKKLNTPN encoded by the exons ATGGTGGACTCCCCCACTAAGAGGAAGACTTTTGTGGTCCCAGACATAAAGCCATTGGATTTGTATGACTGcagtaaatcaaaaatatgcGCAAGTGTAGGATGGCTGCTGGCGAAGTCCTACGGGAGTTCAG AAAATGTCCCTGCAGAGCTGCGTGACCCCTTCTACTGTGACCAGTATGAACAGGAGCATCTTAAACCTCCAGTCACACGCCTGCTGCAGTCCTCAGAGTTGTACTGTCGGACCTACAGCATCGTAATGGGGAGTACTGGATCGGAGGCACAGCCCAAAGACAACGTCGCCCTGCTGCAGATCCTCACCCAGAGAGGCGTAGTCGCCAAAGATCAAGGATCCTCAGTGACTGAGACAGACCTGCGACATAAACCCATCAAAATG agtGCCCATCTTGCAGTGATGGATGCCTTGATGGCGGTGGGAGCCATGGGAACTGTGACTGCAGTGAAGATGTGTGGCTCTGCTGAATTACTGGATGGAGCTGCTCGTTGGGAGGATGCTCTGCTTCGCTGGGTTAACGTG TTAAACCAGAAGCTGCGAGATCGTACTGAAGGAGCTCAGACTGACTCGTCTCAAGCAACAACAGAACCCCAACCTGTTGAGCCTTCT CTCCGCTACAGGAAGGATAAAATTCAGTCCAAAGTGAAACCAATCTTTCCAGAGGTGAATGAAGTTAAAGATCTCTCCAGTGGTTGtgctgttgctgctgtcatACATTACTATTGCCCTGGACTACTAAGGCTTGAAG ATGTTTGTATGAAGGACTCCATGTCGGTATCAGACAGCCTGTACAACCTGCAGTTCATCAGAGAATTTTGTGACAGCTGTTTGAAGGGCTGCTGTCACTTGGCACTTGAAGATATGCTATACACACCACAAGAGCTTCAG CTCAATTTTCTGAGTTTCCTGTCTGAACTGCTTTACTGGTTCGAAGTACAAAGGCCAGAATTTGTTCAGCCAATAG ATGAATCCACACCAGTGACACAAAGTAACACCAGTGGTAACAG TACTTCTCCTTCCATCTTCAAGAAACCCTTTCTCcccatttcttcttctgcatcAG GACCTTTGACTCAGTCTACCTCAATGTCTCATATAGAAGGAGTTGGAAAGACATGGAGCAAGAAACCTCTCAG TCGGCCCTTGTCAGCAGTATCCTTCAGCATCCCTTTTGGCCTTGACAGTGATGTTGATATAGTGATGGGCAACCCTGTAATAACCCGCTCTATGAGCTCAGATCAACTCAACCCAGCAGGCCAAAACATTAATCAGCCCTACACTACTCCTGAAGACATTAGCCATTTGGTTGGTAAGGCCCCTGGACCAAACGGTCCTCAGAGAGCATCATGGGCCACACAGACTCCCGTTATTCCAAGGCTGGCTGAGGAGAACGGACTTGAGACAAATGAAACTGGAGAGCTGCCCACCATTGAAGAGGCTCTCCAAATAATTCACAATGAAGGCAAGATGGAACCTAGATTACATCCTGATGGTGCTCCTGATGGCTTCTACCTCCACTCACCTGATGATTCTGCAAGTTCTAGATATGATGGCAACATGACTCCCATAAGCTGCTCTGCCCCTACGCACTCAGGAATGATGTACCAGCCTAAAGAGTCCACCAGGGAGCCAGCTCGCACCAGAAACACCTCAGGATGTTCACGGGATGATGACTCAGTCTTGAGAGATGGCAGTTTAGATTCAGATGCCTTAGAGGACCTGCCAAAGGCCCAGTCGACTCCAAACACACCAGCAGTCCATGCAAACTCTTCCATTGGCTATGCTAAGAATTCACCTGACAGTGGGGTGAGGATGACCAGCTTTGCAGAACGCAAAAAGAAACAGAGCCTGGATTCTCCTAAAGGTAGCGACCCATCTTCTCCTCAGATGACCTCTTGGGCACAAAAGTCTGAAGAAAGCCCGAGCAAGAGCCCACAACTAAATAATGAGATGACTGAACTGGGAGTTCGgcttgaagaaaaaagaaaagccattgAAGCCCAGAAAAAACGTATTGAGGCCATTTTTGCAAAGCATCGTCAAAGACTGGGGAAGAGTGCTTTTCTACAGTTGAAAAAAGAGCAGAATGATGTTGACTCTGAggagaaaggagaagaagatcTTTCACGTTTGACTTTGGAGGAAAGACTTGCTCGAATGGAAGAGGAAGGGGAGGAACAAGATCAACAGCGCCTCTTTGTGGAGGATGATATAAGTGGTAGAGGAGGACATGTGCTCATCAAAGAGGCCAGTCAGACACCTGGTGAAAAAACGGTAGCCCCTTTAGGGGATTATAACAATGCTGTGTCCAAGTTAACTGCAGCATTGTCCTCCCTGCAAACTGACATGCAGCGACTGAGTGAACAGCAGAATCAACTTATCAAGAAGAAACCTGCAGCATCCACGAACAAATCCTGGGTTATTCCAGCCGACCCTAATCCTTCCAACTCAGCTCCTGCTTCACGCATCTCACGAGAATCCACCCGAGGTTTTAATTTAGCGTCCTCTTCTCCCTCACCATCACGCAAAATGGCAAACCCTTCTGCTCCTCCTAAATCTCCTAAAGTTCATCGAAGAGCTCAGTCTGTACCCCCTAAAAGTCCAAAACACAGTCGCCAAATGGACCCAAAATTCCCAAAAGATTCAAGGGTTCTCAACCCACCTCAGAATGTGGACCGTATCCCCCATCTTCGTCGAGTAAATCATTTGCAGTCCCAGGTTCGGACTTCATCCACCTTCTCTATAGGTGACTCTGATAGCCTGGATGAGCTACGTTCATTTGGGCCGACTCCTGTCCCCACACCTTCGTTGACTCCTATACCAACTCCACCTCCTCATCCTGCAGCAGATGACGCCCTATCAGAAGTAGGCTCCAATGATGGACAGAGTATTTTTTGCATGGACATGGAGGCAGGACGCTCACACAGTCCCCTGGTAAAGAAGGAAGGGCTTGCTAGTGCAGGATGCAGCTCTGGTGCCCCTTCAGAGTGCTCCTTCGAGAGTGAAGCCCCAGCTGGAATGTCCAATGGCAAACGTAGCAGTTTAATTGAGATCCCACTCTCTGCCTTGGGACCAGAGGGGGAAGAGGATGACGAAGTGCCTGATACATTATCAGATTCAATGAGTGATCGAATGGAGCCAGAATCGAAGGCAGGAGTTGGTTTCTTTTTCAAG GATGACAGGGATCGAACAGAGGATGAGATGGCACAGCGAAGAGCAGCTCTTCTTGAGAAGCAGCAAAGGAGAACTGAAGAGCTGAAGAGACGCAAACTTGAGcaagagaaggaaaaagaatcaaa CAAGCCCCAGTGGATGATCATTGAAGGCTGGGGCAAGAATGAAGAAACATCCCAGACCCCAGGCACCCCTCCGGCATCACGTACCCCACCAGCAGAAGTCACTCCCCAGCGCAGAGGAGACTTCACCAGGCAGGAGTATGAGAGACGACAGCAACTCAAGATTATGGAAGATCTGGACAAAGTGCTGAGGAAGAAACCTacaacagtccgtgatgtgaaGAAACAGAGACCTAAGACAGTTTTCAGAGATGACTCAGTTTTGTCCAATAGTCCCGTCAAGG GAAACAGGCTGAACAAAGGGAACTTCCACTCAATGATGAACCTGTCCTCTATGGCTAATGACTCTGGAGGGCTGACTGTCAGGAAATCTCCAAG cCGATCACACTCTCCCTCTCGGTCACGGCTAATGTCACCAGGGCGAAGGAGTGCCCAGAATGGGGAAAAAGACTGGGAAAATGGATCCACCATTTCCTCCCCAGCTTCCATTCCAGAATATACAG gACCAAAGCTATACAAGGAACCGAGCTTTAAGTCCAACAAGTTCATCATCCATAATGCTATCACTCGCTGCTGCCTGGCTGGCAAGGTTAAtgaaccacaaaaaaacaagatcgTCGAG gaaatggaaaaaagcgCAGCCAACCATTTCCTAATCCTCTTCCGAGATGCCAGCTGCCAATTCAGAGCAGTTTACACCATGAACCCTGAAACCGAGGACATGGACCGGCTGACTGGCATTGGCCCACGTAACATCAAACCTGAGATGGTGGAGTCCATTTACAAGTATAGCTCTGACCGTAAACAGTTCACTGTCATCCCGTCCAAAACCATGTCAATGAGTGTTGATGCCTTCACCATTCCTAACCACTTTTGGCAGAAGCGCCCAGGAACACCTAAAAAGTTGAATACCCCAAATTAA